The Chloroflexota bacterium genomic sequence ATGTAGTGGACATCGCCGTACTGCCTGAAAAAGAGATGAGAGTGTTGCGGGCCGAGATGCAGATGATCTTTCAGGACCCCTATGCATCGTTGAATCCCCGCATGAATCTCTTTGATATCGTCGGCGAGCCGCTTTTTGTTATCGACGGTATGACCGATCGCGAGGAGCGCACAGCACGGGTGGCAGAGTTGCTCCAACTGGTGGGGCTGCGGCCTGAGTATATGCAACGCTTTCCTCACGCCTTCAGTGGCGGTCAGAGACAGCGTATTGTCATTGCCCGCGCGCTGGCCTTGAACCCCCGCCTGGTGGTGGCCGATGAGCCTGTCTCGGCTCTGGATGTCTCGGTACAAGCGCAGGTGTTGAACCTGATGCTCGATCTACAACGGAAACTCAACCTGACCTACCTGTTTGTTGCCCATGATCTTAGCGTAGTCAAGCACATCAGCGACCGGGTCGCAGTCATGTATGTAGGCAAGATCGTCGAGATCGCGCCAACTATCAGCCTGTTTTACTTTCCGAAGCATCCTTACACGGCCGCATTGATGGCGGCAGTGCCTGTAGCTGACCCTCGCATCCGCTCAGCCATGACTCCTCTGGAGGGAGATGTGCCCAGTCCGGCCAACCCACCGTCGGGTTGTTATTTCCATCCCCGTTGTTCCTACGCGATCGATATCTGCTCCACCGAAGCTCCGGTCCTGGAGGAGATTATGCCTGACCACTATGTCAGTTGCCACCGGGCTGCCGAGTTGGACCTCGCTGGTGTCGATGAACTACCCAGCGCCTGATCCAGTTTCACAACGAAAACCCTGCAAGCAGAATTTCGAGAGGACACCATGAACGGACGAGAGCGAATCCTGGCAGCATTTCACGGCAGACAACCCGATTTTGTTCCCTTCGCACCCAATATCTATCAGTGGTTTTTTGTGAACCACCGGCAAGGTACACTGCCTGTTGAAGTGGCTGATGCCATGCATCCATTCGATGTGTTGCGCCAATTAGGTGCGGATATTCTGGCGCGATGGGACGCACAGGGGTTGACGAGAGCAGTTTACTCGGATGGTGAATTCACAGAGGAATGGTCAGGTGAGACCGAATGGAACCAGCCGATGGTGACCGCGTTCAATACATACCCTCCCCGCTGCACAGAATGCCGTCGCACCTTCAGGTCACCTCATGGCACGTTGACCAACAGATGGTTCTTTAGCGATCAGGCCGTCGCCGACTTCGAGACCGATCATTGGTGGACCAGCTGGGATCAGTACGAGGCTATCCGTTTCATGTTGGAGGCCAGGGACTATGTTTTCGACGCCGACAAGTTCGATATATTGGTGGAACAGGTGGCTGATGACGGTGTTTTCATGGTAAATCTCACCGAGGTGCCGCTGAAGACATTGCACTGGCTGGCAGGCGCTCAGAATGCCACCTATTTTCTGATAGACCATCCGGCAGAGATGCAAGTGCTTGCCCAAATCCAAAAAGAGAAAGTCCTGGATTTGCTGGAGCGTATCGTCGATCATCCAAGTGCAGAGATCTTCATAACCCACGACAACCTGGACACGGCCTTCTTCCCACCCTATTTCTACAAGACATATTGCCAGGACTTTTTTACTGAGGTGGCCGAGATCGTCCATAGTCGAGGAAAGATTTTTGTCTCTCATGCTTGTGGACGCTCGCGGAAGCTATTGCCGCTGGTGGGACAGTCCAGGATCGACTGCCTGGAAGGCATCACACCGCCGCCTGCTGGTGACGTGCAATTGGGCGAGGTGCGCGAGATGGTGGGCTACGACAACTTCACTGTCAACGGCGGCATGGATGCCGCGCGGCAGGAAATTGGGCAGGACGCGGAGGAACAGCTCCACGCCTATACTAGCGATCTGTTTGAGTCGATGGGCGACAAGCGGCATTTCATCTATGCATCAAGTTGCAACACCTCACCACTGACACCCTGGCGAAATCT encodes the following:
- a CDS encoding oligopeptide/dipeptide ABC transporter ATP-binding protein — its product is MSINNPSEKKPVLLEAKGLKKYFPIKKGFFKRLVGYVRAVDDIDFFINEGETLGLVGESGCGKTTTARCILRAIEPTEGQLLFRTASGDVVDIAVLPEKEMRVLRAEMQMIFQDPYASLNPRMNLFDIVGEPLFVIDGMTDREERTARVAELLQLVGLRPEYMQRFPHAFSGGQRQRIVIARALALNPRLVVADEPVSALDVSVQAQVLNLMLDLQRKLNLTYLFVAHDLSVVKHISDRVAVMYVGKIVEIAPTISLFYFPKHPYTAALMAAVPVADPRIRSAMTPLEGDVPSPANPPSGCYFHPRCSYAIDICSTEAPVLEEIMPDHYVSCHRAAELDLAGVDELPSA
- a CDS encoding uroporphyrinogen decarboxylase family protein, which gives rise to MNGRERILAAFHGRQPDFVPFAPNIYQWFFVNHRQGTLPVEVADAMHPFDVLRQLGADILARWDAQGLTRAVYSDGEFTEEWSGETEWNQPMVTAFNTYPPRCTECRRTFRSPHGTLTNRWFFSDQAVADFETDHWWTSWDQYEAIRFMLEARDYVFDADKFDILVEQVADDGVFMVNLTEVPLKTLHWLAGAQNATYFLIDHPAEMQVLAQIQKEKVLDLLERIVDHPSAEIFITHDNLDTAFFPPYFYKTYCQDFFTEVAEIVHSRGKIFVSHACGRSRKLLPLVGQSRIDCLEGITPPPAGDVQLGEVREMVGYDNFTVNGGMDAARQEIGQDAEEQLHAYTSDLFESMGDKRHFIYASSCNTSPLTPWRNLMFLRDAARAYGQL